In a genomic window of Alcanivorax sp.:
- a CDS encoding IS3 family transposase, whose protein sequence is MKYAVIAEYLGHYSVVLMCRAMNVSRSGFYKWLKRPPCAAQLRREQVESKVVELFAEFKARYGAPRLADELADAGLPCSKNFVANIMRLRGIRARNGKGFHYRPASPTMINVEENRLRRRFRAEGPNQKWVTDITYIWVNGRWLYLATVMDLYSRAIVGWKLDTSMTERLAMDALAMAYANRDIQPGLIIHSDRGVQFRSVKYLDLVRSRGCLPSMSRQGNCWDNAVMESFYSRLKVELIYAEQYASIEAVRSGIFEYIEIFYNRKQRHSAIGNISPAEFERRCA, encoded by the coding sequence GTGAAGTACGCGGTCATTGCCGAGTATTTGGGACATTACTCCGTCGTGTTGATGTGCCGAGCCATGAACGTATCCCGCTCAGGGTTCTACAAGTGGCTGAAGCGCCCGCCCTGTGCTGCTCAGCTACGGCGCGAACAGGTGGAGAGCAAGGTTGTTGAACTGTTTGCGGAGTTCAAGGCCCGCTATGGCGCCCCCAGGCTTGCTGATGAATTGGCAGATGCGGGTCTGCCATGTTCGAAGAATTTTGTAGCCAATATCATGCGGTTGCGGGGTATCCGGGCACGCAACGGTAAGGGGTTTCACTATCGCCCAGCCAGCCCGACGATGATCAATGTGGAAGAGAACCGGTTGCGTCGTCGGTTTCGGGCGGAGGGGCCAAATCAGAAATGGGTGACGGATATCACCTATATCTGGGTCAATGGGCGCTGGCTCTATCTTGCGACGGTAATGGATCTTTATTCTCGTGCCATCGTTGGCTGGAAGCTGGATACCTCAATGACAGAGAGGCTGGCGATGGATGCACTTGCAATGGCGTACGCAAATCGGGATATCCAGCCCGGACTGATAATTCACTCTGATCGTGGGGTTCAGTTCCGTTCCGTGAAATATCTCGATCTGGTTCGTTCACGAGGCTGTTTGCCGAGCATGAGTCGCCAGGGTAATTGTTGGGATAATGCGGTAATGGAGTCTTTCTATAGCAGGCTCAAGGTGGAGCTGATCTATGCGGAGCAATATGCTTCCATCGAAGCAGTCCGATCCGGTATCTTTGAATACATAGAAATCTTTTATAACCGCAAACAGAGACACTCTGCGATTGGAAACATCAGTCCAGCAGAGTTTGAGCGCAGGTGCGCATAA
- a CDS encoding transposase, with protein MAKKQRQAYTEDFRREAVRRSDQPGNTAVSVAKELGLHPGQIYNWRRQFSRLSDKQFNSLDGVDYSKHESEEVRRLKRELNEARKENEFLKKAAAYFAKHQE; from the coding sequence ATGGCCAAGAAACAGCGGCAAGCATATACGGAAGACTTCCGTAGAGAAGCCGTCCGCCGATCCGACCAACCAGGGAATACGGCGGTATCGGTTGCCAAGGAGTTGGGTTTGCACCCCGGCCAGATCTATAACTGGCGCCGCCAGTTTTCTCGCCTTTCCGATAAGCAATTCAATAGCCTGGACGGTGTCGATTACTCCAAACACGAATCCGAGGAAGTGCGACGCCTCAAGCGCGAGCTCAATGAAGCGCGTAAGGAGAACGAATTCCTAAAAAAGGCTGCTGCGTACTTTGCGAAGCACCAAGAGTGA
- a CDS encoding ribonucleotide-diphosphate reductase subunit beta — translation MLNWDEFNAQETPVAKPQPSAATPPQPETVPDQAAPQAQAPGAGSAPITGGADEQRQGRTERDTTDAVARARATVAKMDASEGVAELEGTAGRVEVDDKRMINCRADLNQLVPFKYDWAWQKYLDGCANHWMPQEVNMNADLALWKKTDGLTDDERRIVKRNLGFFSTADSLVANNLVLAIYRLITNPECRQYILRQSFEEAIHTHAYQYCIESLGMDEGEIFNMYQEIPSVAKKAQWGIQYTRDLSDPEFTTGTVETDKALLENLIAFYCVLEGIFFYCGFTQILSMGRRNKMTGVAEQFQYILRDESMHVNFGVDVINQIKLENPHLWDSQMRDKATQMILEGTELEIQYARDTMPRGVLGMNAAMMEEYLQFIANRRLVQLGLPEQFKGVNNPFPWMSEIMDLRKEKNFFETRVTEYQVGGALSWD, via the coding sequence ATGCTGAACTGGGACGAATTTAATGCGCAAGAGACGCCTGTCGCCAAGCCGCAGCCAAGCGCCGCAACGCCGCCGCAACCTGAGACGGTACCTGACCAAGCGGCACCTCAAGCTCAAGCACCGGGAGCGGGAAGTGCGCCGATTACAGGCGGAGCCGACGAACAGCGACAAGGACGAACCGAACGGGACACCACCGACGCCGTAGCCCGCGCCCGCGCCACCGTGGCGAAAATGGATGCCAGCGAAGGCGTTGCCGAGCTGGAAGGCACTGCCGGTCGTGTGGAAGTGGACGACAAGCGCATGATCAACTGCCGCGCCGACCTGAACCAGCTGGTACCGTTCAAGTACGACTGGGCCTGGCAGAAGTATCTGGATGGCTGCGCCAACCACTGGATGCCCCAGGAAGTGAACATGAACGCGGACCTGGCGCTGTGGAAAAAAACTGACGGCCTCACCGACGACGAGCGTCGCATCGTCAAGCGCAACCTGGGCTTCTTCTCCACCGCCGACTCCCTGGTTGCCAACAACCTGGTGCTGGCCATCTACCGGCTGATCACCAACCCGGAATGCCGCCAGTACATCCTGCGTCAGTCCTTTGAAGAGGCGATCCACACCCACGCCTACCAGTACTGCATCGAATCCCTGGGCATGGACGAAGGCGAGATCTTCAACATGTACCAGGAGATTCCCTCGGTTGCGAAAAAGGCCCAGTGGGGTATCCAGTACACCCGCGACCTGTCCGACCCGGAATTCACCACCGGCACCGTGGAAACCGACAAGGCACTGCTGGAAAACCTGATCGCCTTCTACTGCGTACTGGAAGGCATCTTCTTCTACTGTGGCTTCACCCAGATCCTGTCCATGGGCCGCCGCAACAAGATGACCGGCGTGGCCGAGCAGTTCCAGTACATCCTGCGTGACGAATCCATGCACGTGAACTTCGGCGTGGACGTGATCAACCAGATCAAACTGGAAAACCCGCACCTGTGGGATTCCCAGATGCGCGACAAGGCCACCCAGATGATCCTGGAAGGCACCGAGCTGGAAATCCAGTACGCCCGCGACACCATGCCGCGCGGCGTGCTCGGCATGAACGCCGCCATGATGGAAGAGTACCTGCAGTTCATCGCCAACCGCCGCCTGGTCCAGCTGGGCCTGCCGGAACAGTTCAAAGGCGTGAACAACCCCTTCCCGTGGATGAGCGAAATCATGGACCTGCGCAAGGAGAAGAACTTCTTCGAAACGCGGGTGACCGAGTATCAGGTCGGTGGTGCGTTGAGCTGGGATTAA
- a CDS encoding ribonucleoside-diphosphate reductase subunit alpha — translation MQTDMSQNPNHTGSPAGDDSGQDQSIASTAPGQLRVIKRNGKVVGYDDDKITVAISKAFLAVEGGTAAASSRIHETVARLTEQVSATFKRRMPSGGTIHIEEIQDQVELALMRNGEQKVARDYVLYRERQAAKRAEQNHDLPEPTHQVDMTVTMEDGSTAPLDMARLEHLIRSACSGLEDVSADRIITETVKNLYDGVSIHDVNTSMVITARTMIEVEPNYSQVTARLLMDKIRAEALQYLGVAERASHEEMNALYSDALKAYIGKGIELELLSPQLAEYDLDKLGAAINGDRDLQFSYLGLQTLYDRYFIHHNDTRIELPQCFFMRVAMGLAAEEDNREARAIEFYNLLSSFDYMSSTPTLFNAGTLRPQLSSCYLTTVPDDLHGIYGAIQDNAMLSKFAGGLGNDWTPVRALGAYIKGTNGRSQGVVPFLKVVNDTAVAVNQGGKRKGAVCAYLETWHLDIEEFLELRKNTGDDRRRTHDMNSANWIPDLFMKRVINEEDWTLFSPNDAPDLHDLYGEAFEKAYLAYEEKTRNGEMKLFKRVPAINLWRKMLSMLFETGHPWFTFKDPCNLRSPQQHVGVVHSSNLCTEITLNTNKEEIAVCNLGSVNLAQHVDENGLDTDKLQRTINTAVRMLDNVIDINYYSVPQAERSNMKHRPVGLGIMGFQDALYKQGISYASEGAVQFADNSMEAVSYYAIQASAKLAEERGAYQTFEGSLWSQGVLPIDSIDILVKQRGEEYCKVDRSQTLDWDSVRAMAKKGMRNSNVMAIAPTATIANITGVSQSIEPTYQNLYVKSNLSGEFTVVNPYLVHALKERGLWDNVMVNDLKYYDGSVQPIERMPADLKEQFRTAFEVEPRWLVEAASRRQKWIDQAQSLNLYIAEANGKKLDVTYKMAWLLGLKTTYYLRAIGATQTEKSTINDGKLNRVSSKVEEPAAEFGQAADVPQACSLDDPDCEACQ, via the coding sequence ATGCAGACGGATATGAGCCAAAACCCCAACCACACCGGCTCCCCCGCAGGCGACGACAGTGGCCAGGACCAGTCCATTGCCAGCACCGCCCCGGGCCAGCTTCGCGTTATCAAGCGCAACGGCAAAGTGGTCGGCTACGATGACGACAAGATCACCGTGGCCATCAGCAAGGCGTTTCTGGCGGTAGAGGGCGGCACCGCTGCCGCCTCTTCCCGTATCCATGAAACCGTGGCGCGCCTCACCGAGCAGGTCAGCGCCACCTTCAAGCGTCGCATGCCCTCCGGTGGCACCATCCATATCGAAGAGATTCAGGATCAGGTAGAGCTGGCGCTGATGCGTAATGGCGAGCAGAAAGTGGCCCGTGACTACGTGCTGTACCGTGAACGCCAGGCCGCCAAGCGTGCCGAACAGAACCACGACCTGCCCGAGCCTACCCACCAGGTGGACATGACCGTCACCATGGAAGACGGCAGCACGGCGCCGCTGGACATGGCGCGCCTGGAACACCTGATCCGCTCTGCCTGCTCCGGCCTGGAAGATGTGAGCGCCGACAGGATCATCACCGAAACCGTGAAGAACCTGTACGACGGCGTCTCCATCCATGACGTGAACACCTCCATGGTGATCACCGCCCGCACCATGATCGAAGTGGAGCCCAACTACTCCCAGGTCACCGCCCGTCTGCTGATGGACAAGATCCGCGCCGAAGCCCTGCAGTACCTGGGCGTGGCCGAGCGTGCCAGCCACGAAGAAATGAACGCACTGTACAGCGACGCCCTGAAAGCCTACATCGGCAAGGGTATCGAGCTGGAACTGCTGTCACCGCAACTGGCCGAGTACGATCTGGACAAGCTGGGCGCCGCCATCAATGGCGATCGCGACCTGCAGTTCTCCTACCTGGGCCTGCAGACCCTGTACGACCGCTACTTCATCCATCACAACGACACCCGCATCGAGCTGCCGCAGTGCTTCTTCATGCGTGTGGCCATGGGCCTGGCCGCGGAAGAAGACAACCGCGAAGCCCGTGCCATCGAGTTCTACAACCTGCTGTCCAGCTTCGACTACATGAGCTCCACGCCGACCCTGTTCAACGCCGGCACCCTGCGCCCGCAGCTGTCCAGCTGCTACCTGACTACCGTGCCCGATGACCTGCACGGCATTTACGGTGCCATTCAGGACAACGCCATGCTGTCCAAGTTTGCCGGCGGCCTGGGTAACGACTGGACCCCAGTACGTGCCCTGGGCGCCTACATCAAGGGCACCAACGGCCGCTCCCAGGGTGTGGTGCCGTTCCTGAAAGTGGTCAACGATACCGCCGTGGCAGTGAACCAGGGCGGCAAGCGCAAGGGCGCTGTCTGTGCCTACCTGGAAACCTGGCACCTGGACATCGAGGAATTCCTGGAGCTGCGCAAGAACACCGGTGACGACCGTCGTCGTACCCACGACATGAACAGCGCCAACTGGATTCCCGACCTGTTCATGAAGCGTGTCATCAACGAGGAAGACTGGACCCTGTTCAGCCCCAACGACGCCCCGGACCTGCACGACCTGTACGGCGAAGCCTTCGAGAAGGCCTACCTGGCCTATGAAGAGAAAACCCGTAACGGGGAAATGAAGCTGTTCAAGCGTGTTCCCGCCATCAACCTGTGGCGCAAGATGCTGTCCATGTTGTTCGAAACAGGCCACCCCTGGTTCACCTTCAAGGATCCGTGCAACCTGCGCAGCCCGCAGCAGCACGTGGGTGTGGTGCACTCCTCCAACCTGTGCACCGAGATCACCCTGAACACCAACAAGGAAGAAATCGCCGTGTGTAACCTGGGTTCCGTGAACCTGGCCCAGCACGTGGACGAAAACGGTCTCGACACCGACAAGCTGCAGCGCACCATCAACACCGCCGTGCGCATGCTCGATAACGTGATCGACATCAACTACTACAGCGTGCCCCAGGCCGAGCGTTCCAACATGAAGCACCGGCCCGTGGGTCTGGGCATCATGGGCTTCCAGGATGCACTGTATAAGCAAGGCATCAGCTATGCCTCCGAAGGCGCGGTGCAGTTTGCCGACAATTCCATGGAAGCGGTGAGCTACTACGCCATCCAGGCCTCCGCCAAGCTGGCCGAAGAGCGCGGCGCCTACCAGACCTTCGAAGGGTCCCTGTGGAGCCAGGGCGTACTGCCCATCGACTCCATCGACATCCTGGTGAAGCAGCGTGGCGAAGAGTACTGCAAGGTGGATCGCAGCCAGACCCTGGACTGGGACAGCGTGCGCGCCATGGCCAAGAAAGGCATGCGTAACTCCAACGTGATGGCGATTGCACCCACCGCCACCATCGCCAACATCACCGGGGTTTCACAGTCCATTGAGCCGACTTACCAGAACCTGTACGTGAAATCGAACCTGTCCGGCGAATTCACCGTGGTGAACCCCTACCTGGTACACGCCCTGAAAGAGCGCGGCCTGTGGGACAACGTGATGGTCAACGACCTGAAGTACTACGACGGTTCCGTGCAGCCCATCGAGCGCATGCCGGCGGATCTGAAAGAACAGTTCCGTACTGCCTTCGAAGTGGAGCCGCGCTGGTTGGTGGAAGCCGCCAGCCGTCGTCAGAAGTGGATCGACCAGGCCCAGTCCCTGAACCTGTACATTGCCGAAGCCAACGGCAAGAAACTGGACGTGACCTACAAGATGGCCTGGCTGCTGGGTTTGAAAACCACCTACTACCTGCGCGCCATCGGTGCCACCCAGACGGAAAAATCCACCATCAATGACGGCAAGCTCAACCGGGTGTCTTCCAAGGTGGAAGAGCCGGCAGCCGAATTCGGCCAGGCCGCCGACGTACCGCAAGCCTGCTCCCTGGATGATCCGGATTGCGAGGCTTGCCAGTAA
- a CDS encoding response regulator yields MTTVQDNPPAIMIVEDDERLADLTCEYLQTNGLNVTVVSDGEEAIRRIRAEQPDLVVLDLMLPGADGLTVCREVRSAYKNPILMLTARTDDMDQVLGLEMGADDYVAKPVKPRVLLARIRALLRRVETDSERDSSPARLEFGALVIDNSAREVTLAGESVDLTSAEYDLLWLLASNAGTVLSRETIFEKLRGIQYDGQDRSIDVRISRIRPKVGDDPENPKRIKTVRSKGYLFVKEIGAA; encoded by the coding sequence ATGACAACGGTGCAGGATAACCCGCCAGCAATCATGATCGTGGAAGACGACGAAAGACTTGCCGATCTTACCTGTGAATATCTGCAAACCAATGGTCTCAATGTGACGGTGGTCAGTGATGGCGAAGAAGCCATTCGTCGCATTCGTGCCGAGCAACCGGATCTGGTGGTACTGGATCTGATGTTGCCCGGAGCCGACGGTCTGACCGTCTGCCGTGAGGTTCGCAGCGCCTACAAGAATCCCATTCTCATGCTCACCGCCCGCACCGATGATATGGATCAGGTACTGGGCCTGGAGATGGGGGCCGATGATTATGTGGCCAAACCGGTGAAACCCAGGGTCTTGCTGGCACGTATCCGCGCCCTGCTGCGCCGGGTGGAAACCGACAGCGAACGGGACAGCTCACCGGCGCGGCTGGAATTCGGCGCCCTGGTAATCGACAACTCTGCCCGGGAAGTGACCCTGGCCGGGGAATCGGTGGATCTGACCAGTGCTGAATACGACCTGCTCTGGTTGCTGGCGTCCAATGCGGGCACGGTGCTGTCCCGGGAAACCATCTTCGAGAAGCTGCGTGGCATTCAGTATGACGGCCAGGATCGCTCCATTGATGTGCGCATTTCCCGTATTCGCCCCAAGGTAGGGGACGATCCGGAAAACCCCAAGCGCATCAAGACCGTGCGCTCCAAGGGCTATCTGTTCGTCAAGGAAATCGGCGCGGCCTGA
- a CDS encoding ATP-binding protein — translation MNSIFLRLYGGLLLALCFIGAITYAAVQLVNSYRSDIYREEMARGTFYLMAEGYQRYEPGERDRWSQVLSKLFSADIQLQSAGELELGYREKLHLEDGLVVMRLNDEKGYADILFQLPGESEYITTRMTKVSEQQARATAVLVLNHLSHFPEDEWGQALARLQQHFGFPLSLVSRDDVPLDPEQEQRLNRREVVIGLDDSTRSDSSIRIYAPVAQTGKLLVIGPLSLFDQFPMELLLVAGALSLLAVALATYLQVSPLQRRLKQLDQAVSQLGSGDLGAYANIEGNDAIGQVAATFNGMTAHIRRLIESQREMTRAVSHELRTPVARLRFGLEMLADIESAELRREKLNALDHDIEQLDQLIDEILTYARLEQGTPNIEFKPVLLGELCEQLRDELETICGDTVITVECDQPTLEVEAEERYLHRVLQNLVTNALRYAGSQIVMVVDGDEDQVVIHVDDNGPGIPEHERERVFKPFARLDKSRHRASGGYGLGLSIVKRIVDWHGGDIRVDESPMGGARFTVILPRSQQGQHVLGRVNG, via the coding sequence TTGAATAGTATCTTCCTGAGGCTTTACGGGGGTTTGCTGCTGGCGCTGTGCTTTATCGGCGCCATCACCTACGCCGCCGTACAGCTGGTTAACAGCTACCGCTCGGATATCTACCGGGAGGAAATGGCGCGGGGTACCTTCTACCTGATGGCGGAAGGTTACCAGCGCTATGAACCCGGTGAGCGTGACCGCTGGAGCCAGGTACTCAGCAAGCTGTTCAGTGCGGACATCCAGTTGCAGTCTGCCGGGGAGCTGGAGCTTGGCTACCGGGAAAAGCTGCACCTGGAAGACGGCCTGGTGGTCATGCGCCTCAATGATGAAAAGGGCTACGCCGATATCCTTTTTCAGTTGCCCGGTGAGTCCGAGTACATCACCACCCGCATGACCAAGGTGTCCGAGCAGCAAGCCCGGGCCACCGCCGTGCTGGTGCTCAACCATCTTTCCCACTTTCCCGAAGACGAATGGGGCCAGGCCCTGGCTCGGCTACAGCAGCATTTCGGTTTCCCCCTCAGCCTGGTGTCCCGGGATGATGTGCCCCTGGACCCGGAGCAGGAACAACGCCTCAACCGTCGCGAAGTGGTTATCGGTCTGGATGACAGTACCCGTAGCGACTCCAGCATCCGCATTTATGCCCCGGTGGCGCAGACCGGCAAACTGCTGGTGATCGGTCCCCTTAGTCTGTTTGACCAGTTTCCCATGGAATTGCTGCTGGTGGCCGGTGCCCTCAGCCTGCTGGCCGTAGCACTCGCCACCTACCTGCAGGTAAGCCCGCTGCAACGGCGCCTCAAGCAGCTTGACCAGGCGGTGAGCCAGCTGGGCAGTGGTGACCTGGGGGCCTATGCCAATATCGAGGGTAATGATGCCATCGGCCAGGTGGCCGCCACCTTTAACGGCATGACCGCCCACATCCGCCGCCTGATCGAGTCCCAGCGGGAAATGACCCGGGCGGTTAGCCATGAACTGCGTACTCCGGTGGCGCGGCTGCGTTTCGGGCTGGAGATGCTGGCGGATATCGAGTCGGCGGAATTGCGCCGGGAAAAACTCAACGCCCTGGATCATGACATCGAGCAGCTGGACCAGTTGATCGACGAAATTCTCACCTATGCCCGCCTGGAGCAGGGGACCCCCAATATCGAATTCAAGCCGGTACTGCTGGGGGAGCTCTGCGAGCAGCTGCGCGACGAGCTGGAAACCATTTGCGGCGATACCGTTATTACCGTGGAGTGTGATCAGCCCACCCTGGAAGTGGAAGCGGAAGAACGCTACCTGCACCGGGTGCTGCAGAACCTGGTCACCAATGCCCTGCGCTATGCGGGTTCACAGATCGTCATGGTGGTTGATGGGGATGAAGACCAGGTGGTTATCCATGTGGATGACAATGGCCCGGGGATTCCCGAGCACGAGCGCGAGCGGGTGTTCAAACCCTTTGCCCGGCTGGACAAGAGCCGCCACCGCGCCAGCGGGGGCTATGGTTTGGGTCTGTCCATCGTCAAGCGGATCGTGGACTGGCATGGTGGTGATATTCGCGTGGACGAAAGCCCCATGGGCGGCGCCCGATTCACCGTCATCCTGCCGCGCAGCCAGCAAGGCCAGCATGTGCTGGGGCGGGTGAATGGATAG
- the glpK gene encoding glycerol kinase GlpK: MSYILSIDQGTTSSRAIVFDASGRACGQAQKEFRQHFPQDGWVEHDAMEIWNDTLALCQQALRNAHLEARQLAAIGITNQRETTVLWDRKTGDPLAKAIVWQDRRTAGLCQSLRDGGHEDMVRSKTGLLLDPYFSATKLAWLLDNVPGARQRAEAGELAFGTIDCWLLWQLTRGKVHATDATNASRTLLFNIHEQAWDPALLELFDIPAAVLPEVRDSAGEFGSTCPESLGAAVPVAGIAGDQQAALVGQACFQPGMVKSTYGTGCFMVMNTGEAVESHNRLLTTVGYRLNGKTTYALEGSIFVAGAAIQWLRDGLNLIRDASETEALARRAGSAGGVYLVPAFTGLGAPWWDPHARGALLGLTRDTGIAEVVTAGLEAVCYQSRDLLDAMAADCGTRPTTLRVDGGMVVNNWLSQTLADVLGVCVDRPMVTETTALGAAYLAGLGVGLYDSLDAVAEQWRCEREFSPLLEEGERQRRYQGWREAVARVCQSPAGE, encoded by the coding sequence ATGTCTTACATCCTCTCCATCGACCAGGGCACCACCAGCTCCCGCGCCATTGTGTTTGACGCCAGTGGCCGTGCCTGTGGGCAGGCGCAGAAAGAATTCCGCCAGCATTTCCCCCAGGACGGCTGGGTGGAGCACGATGCCATGGAGATCTGGAACGATACCCTGGCCCTGTGTCAGCAGGCCCTGCGCAATGCCCATTTGGAAGCCCGGCAGCTGGCGGCCATCGGCATCACCAACCAGCGGGAAACCACGGTGTTGTGGGATCGCAAGACCGGTGACCCATTGGCCAAAGCCATCGTCTGGCAGGACCGACGAACTGCCGGGCTCTGCCAGAGCCTGCGTGATGGCGGCCACGAGGACATGGTGCGCAGTAAGACCGGCCTGTTGCTGGATCCGTATTTTTCCGCCACCAAGCTGGCCTGGTTGCTGGACAATGTGCCCGGTGCCCGGCAGCGGGCCGAGGCCGGTGAACTGGCATTCGGCACCATTGATTGCTGGCTGCTCTGGCAGCTGACCCGCGGCAAGGTGCACGCCACCGATGCCACCAATGCCTCGCGCACCCTGCTGTTCAATATCCACGAACAGGCCTGGGATCCGGCGCTGCTGGAATTGTTCGATATTCCCGCTGCGGTGTTGCCGGAGGTTCGCGACAGCGCCGGGGAATTTGGCTCTACCTGCCCGGAGTCGCTGGGTGCTGCGGTGCCGGTGGCCGGTATCGCCGGCGATCAGCAGGCGGCGTTGGTGGGACAGGCCTGTTTTCAACCGGGCATGGTGAAGAGCACCTATGGCACAGGCTGTTTCATGGTGATGAACACCGGCGAGGCGGTGGAATCCCATAACCGTCTGCTCACCACCGTGGGCTACCGGCTCAATGGCAAAACCACCTATGCCCTGGAGGGCTCCATCTTTGTGGCCGGTGCGGCCATCCAGTGGCTGCGCGACGGGCTGAATCTGATCCGCGATGCCAGCGAAACCGAAGCGCTGGCACGTCGTGCCGGCTCCGCCGGTGGCGTTTATCTGGTGCCGGCTTTCACTGGCCTGGGTGCCCCCTGGTGGGATCCCCATGCCCGTGGCGCTCTACTCGGGCTGACCCGCGACACCGGCATTGCCGAGGTGGTGACGGCGGGACTGGAAGCGGTGTGCTACCAGTCCCGGGATCTGCTGGATGCCATGGCGGCGGACTGCGGTACCCGGCCTACCACCTTGCGAGTGGATGGCGGCATGGTGGTCAATAACTGGCTCAGCCAGACCTTGGCGGATGTGCTGGGTGTGTGCGTGGACCGACCCATGGTCACCGAGACCACCGCCCTGGGTGCCGCCTATCTGGCGGGGCTGGGGGTGGGTCTGTACGATTCCCTGGATGCGGTGGCCGAGCAGTGGCGCTGCGAGCGGGAATTTTCGCCGTTACTGGAAGAAGGGGAGCGCCAACGCCGTTATCAGGGATGGCGGGAGGCGGTGGCCCGTGTCTGCCAGAGCCCGGCTGGTGAGTGA
- a CDS encoding GGDEF domain-containing protein — protein sequence MDQSLTLNPAALQSQRLRRVLFAILAGGSAHTLLCWIALQLDFFRGGSSLFYALFGAIWVGHLGFVLFMLLGLNRRLSEPSMIMPLMVWSTTGILLTALVVDQVRLCVMMIFFAIVQMGVLQASFRQFAWLAGYCVLGYAVILGVVSGYWPEVVDLRGEWIQWGLFSVMVLAVILLASEISTIRSQLSRRNLQLADIVERIHDMAVKDEMTGFYRRRHAMELLAKACGQAARGAYQLGVVYLDLDHFKRINDQYGHRVGDLVLERFAEVSRRHLSGQDFAARLGGEEFMLVLPVSDPEEASNLAEGILLGMRSQRFKEAPGLSVTVSAGLAMYHSEETPDQVILRADRALYQAKESGRDKLVVEQGA from the coding sequence ATGGATCAATCGTTAACGCTTAACCCGGCAGCCTTGCAGTCGCAGCGACTACGCCGGGTGCTGTTTGCCATTCTGGCCGGGGGGAGTGCTCATACTCTGCTTTGCTGGATCGCCCTGCAGCTGGATTTCTTCCGCGGCGGTTCCTCCTTGTTCTATGCCCTGTTTGGTGCGATCTGGGTGGGGCATCTGGGCTTTGTCCTGTTCATGCTGCTGGGGTTAAACCGCCGACTTTCCGAACCCTCCATGATCATGCCGCTAATGGTCTGGTCCACCACGGGTATCCTGCTGACGGCCCTGGTGGTGGATCAGGTGCGTCTGTGTGTAATGATGATTTTCTTTGCCATTGTCCAGATGGGGGTGTTGCAGGCGTCATTCCGGCAATTTGCCTGGCTGGCCGGTTATTGTGTACTCGGTTACGCCGTCATTCTCGGGGTGGTCTCAGGGTACTGGCCGGAGGTGGTGGATCTGCGCGGTGAATGGATTCAATGGGGGCTGTTTTCGGTAATGGTGCTGGCGGTGATTCTGCTGGCCTCGGAAATCTCCACTATTCGTTCCCAGTTGAGTCGGCGTAATCTGCAATTGGCAGACATTGTCGAACGCATCCACGACATGGCAGTGAAAGACGAGATGACCGGCTTCTATCGCCGTCGCCACGCCATGGAGTTGCTGGCCAAGGCCTGTGGACAGGCGGCCCGGGGTGCCTACCAGCTGGGTGTGGTGTATCTGGACCTGGACCATTTCAAACGCATTAATGATCAATATGGTCACCGGGTCGGGGACCTGGTGCTGGAGCGCTTTGCCGAGGTGTCCCGCCGTCACCTGAGCGGCCAGGATTTTGCCGCCCGGCTGGGGGGCGAAGAATTCATGCTGGTGCTGCCGGTCAGTGATCCGGAAGAGGCCAGTAATCTGGCTGAGGGCATCTTGCTGGGTATGCGCAGCCAGCGTTTCAAGGAGGCACCGGGGCTCAGTGTCACGGTGTCGGCGGGACTGGCCATGTACCATAGCGAGGAAACGCCGGATCAGGTGATCCTGCGTGCGGATCGGGCGCTCTATCAGGCCAAGGAATCCGGGCGCGATAAACTGGTGGTGGAGCAGGGGGCATGA